The DNA sequence CACGACAAGATACGCGGAATTCCTGGAAACTATGAAAAGGCCATAAGCATGTTCAAAGACCTTATGGAGCTGAAGAAGCAGTATAAGAACCTATATTTCGTCTTTGGCTATACGATGAGCGCTTTCAACCAGGGCCAGCTCATGAAAACGATAGAAGAGGTAAGGAAAGACATACCAGAGGTAAAATACAAGGATTTCCACCTGAACCTGGGCCAGATATCATCTAATTATTACGGCAATACCGGAGCAAATATAACTGCATCGCGCGAAGTGATCGCTGCGGAAATCGCAGAATTCATCAGGCGCAGGGAATTTGAGTTCGGCGCAATCCCGCAGATAGAACGCGTTTTTCTCAACAAGCTGCTTTACTACACTAGGACCGGCGACATGCCGATGCGCAGCCGCAGCCTAGAAGCATCGCTTTTTCTAGACAGCTACGGCAACGTATATCCGTCTATAATGTGGGACAAGAGAATAGGCAACATAAAGGAGCACGACTACAGTCTTGACGCCCTTTGGGACAGCGAGATAGCAAAGCAGACGCGGCACGAGATAAGGCAGGGCATGGAGCCAAAGCAGTGGACTGCATGCGAAGCCTACCAGTCCATAACTGGCAATCTGCTTAGCTTTATACGCTAGCCTTGCTTGCATAAGCGCAGCACAAGCCATAGAAGTGGCTGCTTCACTAGCTTATCTTAAATCTTCTGAAAACCGCAACCTTTACAAAATCGTTGATAAACAGCGCGGCAACTGCAAGCCCTATTATTGTCAGGATCTCGATCCCGCTGAGCTTTGGAACGAAAATGCCGAAATAGGAAAGCACGAGCCCCACGCCTATTCCAAGTGCCAGCGCCAGCATCAGTGGCTTGCTGGGCCTCGACTTCCAGAAGAAGCCCTTAGCCCGCATATTCAATACGCTAAATTCGTTTGTTATATTGAACATTACGAACGTTGCCGTCTGGAAAGCTGGGATGCCAAGGTCGAACAGACCGCCCTTGAATATTGGTATAAGGGCCATAGTCTCAAGCACAAGGAAAATGCCTATTATTGCTGAAGAGTACATCAATGACCTCACATTCCAGATATCCGGGTTTTTGGAATATTCGGCATTGTCTGTAGATATCGTTATGTTTATGATGTCGTTTGTGAATATCAATATTATGAGCATGAATGGCAGTATTGTTATGAAGCGGAACGCAAGATACATTATTGCTATGAAGCCTATTATCTGGAATGTCTTCAATATTTTTACTGTAGAATAGGTTATCATTCTCTGGAATATGCGCCTGCTTTCTTTTACCGCGTCGACGAATACTTCAATGCCGTCC is a window from the Candidatus Marsarchaeota archaeon genome containing:
- a CDS encoding radical SAM protein; translated protein: MAVKKFMSLAATALSSNVSELKKPYKLNFSITYWCQSRCLTCNIWQIRPKGELTIEEIRSFARKNTSFKWIELTGGEPFLRSDIVEIASAFAENSKDLYVLTMPTNSLCGRQMVLDKLRKILDLGIPKVSITVSLDGYKELHDKIRGIPGNYEKAISMFKDLMELKKQYKNLYFVFGYTMSAFNQGQLMKTIEEVRKDIPEVKYKDFHLNLGQISSNYYGNTGANITASREVIAAEIAEFIRRREFEFGAIPQIERVFLNKLLYYTRTGDMPMRSRSLEASLFLDSYGNVYPSIMWDKRIGNIKEHDYSLDALWDSEIAKQTRHEIRQGMEPKQWTACEAYQSITGNLLSFIR